The Castanea sativa cultivar Marrone di Chiusa Pesio chromosome 4, ASM4071231v1 sequence GACATATCAAAAATTGATATGAAAAGGTTTAGGaggtgtttggtacatgtgttttgttatttgaaaacatgtgtgaaAATATGAATGAGTAAAAAAGTATATGGAAATgcgtgtaatattatttaaaaattgaaaatgtgtgtttgagtgagtgtaccaaacacccccttaagggtttttttttttttttgggtaggtcATCTTTGTCATTTTCTTATCACTTTCCCATGTATGGTTACATATCAAATTACTTATATTTATGTGAGTTTCATACTTCTaattagcttaattggtaaaatctttAATATTTGAATACGAAATCTGAGTTTAATATCCGCTTACACCAGatactgattagtgtcttgatctgatgataaataaCACAATCATCAGAAGAAGACATCATAGgttgaaaatttataataaataaataaataattacttatatttataatcgaattttattttgaaagctttttttttctaaagtatAATTTCAGTTCCTTAAATATTTAGTGACCAtttggcaaagattatttttgccaacttatttttgttactattcaacttatttttgttactactTATGGGTTCTACTGCACTTTATTTATGGGttccattgcactttttggaactatttatgggtctcactgtactattttagctaacttttacctttatccacaatattttcagtcTTAGCAAAATATGTAGATCCCAAATGGAcctttattttatgtaataattTTGATACACggtttcatttttgaaaattttaattttgaagaatttaaTTCAATCCAAATTAATGATGAAgttgttagaaaaatattgaTGGTATGTTTATCATtaaaactttttagtttttagcttttaatttgaaatcaacccaaacaatgagaaatcataccctctcctgttttttatttaatctatCAATAGGCAAATATTGTAGTGCTTAGAAAGATGAAGTCTATTGGCAGCCTAGGTACAATTTACCTAAGTTCATTTGGATtaatatttgttataaaaattatatgtttagttaataaaaaattatatttgttaaaaaagaaaatacagtTGCTTTCTTGTTAGAAAATTGGCTGAACAACCAACTCAGCACGCAAAAGTGGCTTCTGTCCtgctttttgcctttttttggGATGTGAGGTGTGTAACTCtttcttagtattttttatGCCCACTAAGGAACCGATGACCCAGCGAGTCAAtggacaaaataattttaaataagattTTGCTCTAATCAAGTGTGTTTGTCTATTAATATGGGACCCATAGATTGCACAGTGCATAAATATCTCCTACTGCTTTTAGATATAATATACAAGTTATAATAAAATGAccttttctctcttaaaaaaaaaaaaggacctgTCTGTAACTTTTATGCAAATTGTatcattcattaatttttaatagGTGAAGAGACTGGCACCTTAATAGTGTTTTAACGAAGGTATCTAAGGTTTAAGTCTCTTAACTATTGATTTGTTAAAAACATTATATGCttaatattttgagaaaaaatgttaattttatttttagtattatgtcaaattttgtgaatcggatgttatttattatcttattcATAAAATCGtgttttatttatcatttttgttagGTTCAATATGTTTTATGTTGCAAACCATGATAAAAGGTAAGTTTATTTGACTTAGAATGTATATTTTCAAGtctcaaacaaataaataagtcCAACtcaaagagaggaaaaaatatCTTTTGGATTTTCAACAACTTTTCGATAGCTTTTGAATAATTGTTTGATAACTTATCAATTGATCGAAAAAAGTGTTGAGAGTTgataaatcaatcaaaaataATTTGGATCATTTGACTAGGCAAGGTTGCCTAACTCCTTCCCCACCTTGGTAACTTAGcatccaaaattaaattaaaaattgttagaCTAGTTTCTTATCtatgtaattttataatttgtagAATATAATTAGTACTAAAacaatgtaattttcaattgtaTCTAGGATCAAGTTCTTGTaatgttattttctatttaatgTAATATTTAAGTATTTAATGAAagatgtcttttttatttttttatttttttccgtTTGAATAAAATAAGTGGCAATTACATGTAAAACCCTATCTAGTGGTAAATATATACTTaataaaacttcaattttaaGAAGCATTAACATGACTCTACCCTTTTGCGCAAGTTTGGCCCAACTAACAAAGGAACCAGGTTCCAAGCTTCCACTAGTGACCTTCATCAGATTGCCAATGCTGCAAGAATCAGGTTGGACGAGTTTCATATTACAAGACACGGGCTGGAGAGTCAGATGCAACAAGCAGTCCGATCAGCACAAAACCAGTGGCTTCCTCCTCCAATGGACGTggtgaaaataaattttgatggagCGACGagtccaaaaaagaagaaggctgGTATAGGTGTAGTGGTTCGTGATGTAAATGGCTTGGTGCTAGCCTCATGTGCAAAGATAAAACACGAACCTTACAAGGCAGTGGAGATTGAATCCTTAGTAGCAGCAACGACACTATCCCTTACAACAGATCTTGGTTTTCAGCGCGTTATTTTGGAGAGAGATTCAATGGAAGTGATACAAGCTTTGCGAGAGAATACACAGCCCCTAACACCTACGGGTTTACCGCTTGAGGATGTTAGAAGgttttcccaaaattttgatGAATTGCTATTTTCTCATACTAAAAGAGATGGCAATATTGTAGCTCATAGTCTGGCTAAATATGCTCTAAGCATACCAGATTTTTTAGTGTGAATGGAGGATGTTCCGTCACACATTCTTCCAATTGTACAAGCTGATTTAGCACggttacattaataaaattcaatttatttccccctcaaaaaaaaaagaaaaaaagaaaaaaacaaaggaacatTGGTAGGCCAGGGCGATCTCTCACAGGTACAAAGGTATTATACTAGGTTGTAAAACGTCTTCGAACATAGTGGATTGTGTTCATGGGGAAGGTTAATTTCCCCTGTTGTGGTTTATCTCTTGTATAGTTTCCTTTAGTTTTCCACTTTGTAAGCATATCATTGTCTCTCGTTATGATTGATTTTGTGCGATTGTTGACACTATATTAGATATACCATatggttaatatattttaattacttAACACTATATCAGATAAATTGGCATAATTGGACTTATTTAAATTGTTAATCCGCTTCATAATAAAcaattggggtctaaacaaccCAACAATTTTAACTACAAAAAACATATATCTATAACTTAAAAGTTTTATAGATGAGatagttttttcctttttatcatTAGGTGAGatatgtattgtttttttttatgattttgagaCTTTGCAAACATAAAGggtataaaaatacaatattatcTAGTGTAAAAAACACGTCCAATGTAAAGTTATAAGTGGTGTAACTTTTATTAATTGTACAACACTAACTTTCTATTAGATGTGGTTTTTAataaatctaccattggattatattatATCCTTATAATttaaatccaagaaaaatatcaaacaaTCAAAGATTATAGGAAAGAGTTGATTTTATGGATCAAAAAAGCCAAGAACATTTTATTGATGCAAAATTTGGCATATATGTAAAAAACATAGAGAATATATAGTATAAtagtgagattttcaaaatattaatctaataaaaagttattgaagTATTGCAAAATTAAGAAAGGATAGCACTAGGTTTAACATAAGAGAGATTCAAGTTCATCTAGTGCAAGTGTGCAACACTTTTTCATTGTTATAGcacttcaaaaaatatttattgagtaatattttgaaaatatcttTATTCAATTACATATTCTATTTGTTCTTAACGTTTAGACCAAATTTCTTattaatcatatattatttactatctatccataaaatcatattttttgtataattttaaaatacagaaaatgaaatttcaacATTCCATATCAGGAATAGTTCTTGTAGGCACAAACCAAGTTCGTGTTCTATCACTAactagtaataaataaaatactcaaaCAACCATGCatagttggattttttttttttacaagatataattctattctagcataatctaagagtatatgtgtgtgaaactctctcctaaggacttgaactccggccctttcccctcacaccccacaatcATCAATACTTGTAGacagtggcggagctaggattttagtctagagggggcaaaattaaaagacgatattaaaaatgaaatttatctaataaacattaatcaacaataataacaaaataaataaaaaattgtaagcaaatatgaatatatttcatattattaaaataaataaacaaaaacaaccaattcatagctactaaaaaatttacaaactgatggagtaaaaatatgattagtgttacttaaaaaatataatgaataaatgtttgaaattattttttgtgattggtgacatgctaatttgtaagacataagtagtaaaatttgtaatatctctagcatcatttaaagataaaatgctgtaaaaagtatcataaatagtaaaaatgatgtaaataatgatataaaataaaaataaaaaaatagtgaaataggtggtttggtcactttcaagtttcaacaagtagagggttttttttttttttttcatgtgactactaatacaaaaaaaaaaaaaaaaaaaaaaaaaaaaaaaggagtcaaggggggcaggtgccccccctcgcccccctctggctcTGCCAGTGCTTGTAGAGAGACCACTGCACTAAGGGTGCGCAGTGGTAATATTCTAACAACTTTTATGACAGCCATGTAGGCGATGTGTCATTTATTATAGATGTCAACGTGTCTTTTCTTTGTGATTGTTATAATATATGGAAACTTGTTGATACTTGTTATAGcttattatcttcttcttcttcttcttcttcttctctctctctctctctctctctctctctctctctctctctctctctctctctctctctctctctctctctctcttaatgtGAGAAATACAACGGAGGAGAAAAGATTTGAATTCTGAATGTTTTCGTTAAAGAAATTAGGATGTGTCAattaattgagttacaaaattttttaaccGTTATAgcctattatttatttaatatattttttgagaatttatTATCTATTTGATTTTAGATGTAAAGACTATTTAGGAAGTTGTATACctgataatttttgttataattgtaTAATGTTTTTGAATTGAGTGAATCCTTTTATCGGTCAAGCTTGTTGCTCACATTTAGTGCCTAGTGTTGGGTAACTTTGGAAACTCTTTTactacaatttcaaaataatattatgatTCAAACTCTTACCAAAAGTTCCacaagttttttaaaaactatatagTTTATATTAAATTGTTTCTATgatttagaacttttttttttgttattataaaattaaaagatactTTTCATGcatataaattacaataattttttttttattactatatgTTACTCATGGTTGACCTTTTGATTTAATTATCCTAGCAAGACACAACTTTGTGCTAAATGTCATATCATATAATAATTTGTTGTATGTGAAACTCTTTTactacaatttcaaaataatattatgatTCAAACTCTTACCAAAAGTTccacaagtttttaaaaaactatatagTTTATATTAAATTGTTTCTATGAtttagaacaatttttttttgttattataaaaataaaagatacttTTCATGCATATAGATTacactaatttttttcttttttattacgATATGTTAAATTATTCAACTTCGATAATATTAATTATCTTTTTGCAATTTACATATAACATTTTATTAATTCAtgcataaaatttaaatatttctaataaataaaacagaacagaaatttatttagataaatttttttttatcataaagttttttttttttttttgagatgggGTACTGAGGTAGTCCCATCTACTCTCCCCATTTCTTTAATCGCTTTGCAAgagaaaatatgttttttttttttttttggaagagaaaaGATGGATGTTTACGATGGCAATTGGCAATCTTCATGCCCAGTAAATGAAAAGGACATTTTTTTTCCCGTGTAACTATAAGACATAACGTAAAGGTATAAGGTGTCTGACTTTTGTAATGATATggatatgctttttttttttttaataaaatgatatgGATAAGATTGGACACATAATAATGACTCCTGAGAGAGAATTTACCCTTAGACATTATAACAAATAGaatatttcttctaaaaattttccattaattttaaTAGAGTTAATCAtattatttatactattttcttttttaaactagACTTTTATGTAgttcaaaaatataattattaataataagtgACTTCTCTTGGAATCATATATGTCAAACACCAAATTTAGGATACCTACAATTAGAGATGGTAATTTTGCCCTGCCCCTCCCCGCTTTTTTTCGCAAGGTTTTTGCCCGCTTCGCAAAGGCGGTGAAGCAGAGATGGGGTGAGATTTTAGCCCTGCACCACAAGACGGGGCAGGGATGtgtttaaacttttgagacCCACCTcaccccgccccgccccgccccataCACGCCCTACCCTGCGTTAATAAAggttaaattgtaattttgtcatatcttaaaaccctactatttaaacaaatatatcataaacttattttattctatccaATGTAGCTCTCtgcctctttttttctttttagatgaTATAAGTCCAAATCTCAAGGGTTTTGATTgcattttacactaaaaattatatagttgGCTCAAAGCAGTTTGGGTTTTATAGTTTAGGTACTTAAAGTCAACCtagttattaatttattgtaCTACAGAGTCATCATCATTGAGGCAATCCAAActcatttgaaataaaaattagggtaaaaaacaattaatatctTTGAGGTTTGGACTAGTGTCAGCCAGCtttaaaacttttcaaaactaaccAACTTGGTTCCTAAACTCAACTTCCTAAACCATTACTAActtttttctcatttctctcatagtgattagggaccaagttagttaatttaaaaaaaaattagacctAGCTGACATCAGTCCAAATCTCAAGAATGTTAACTATATTTacactaaaaattatatagtcTGTTCAAAACAATTTGGGTTTTATAGTTTAGGTACCTAAAGTCAAcctaattattaatttaaattactaaaatatttttacatgtctatttgtcataaaatttaattaatctaGTGTTAAGTTACTTTCTAGTGCTTAAGTTCTATTAAATAGTATTGAGAGAGTctagagaaataaaaaatttaatatttgctGATATGACAGATTGTTagtggtaaataaaaaagttatatcaGTAGTAGGTCCATATGAGAATTAGTGAAACCTTACCAACTCACCAGGTatgaaaaaaatgtcaatttttgtttttgttttttgtatgtAGCATTACTTTGTTTTAGATATTTAATTTTAGGTTACCTGAACTTGATTCAACTTGTTTAACCCAACCATAAGATAAGTAAACATGTTTGTTTCAAGTTTggatttttcaaatataaatggAATTGGTATGGGATAGAATTTCTGAAATTTAAGAGTTTAATGAGGAtttggggagaaaaaaaaagtttgtccTAAACCTCACCAGTCTCCATTTGTAATTAAATCTCTTTATTTAGTAAACccattcaagtaaaaaaaaaaaaaaaaagagggaatgGTGGCACGCAAGGTCGGGTTTGTTGTTGGCTAAGTTCTCATTTGGTATGCTGTTTTGAAATTGCAATTATTTAAAAGCACAATTTTTGAACCTTTTTTTCCTCTAATTATAGCttttaaaaacattatatatacattatacattcagttaaaaaaattatatatatatatatatatattttttttaaaatgaaagcACCCAATAAAGTTAGCAAATACTAAGTTCTAAATTAGATCATCCTCACATGTGAATCACATAAGTTGTAATTCTAAATATTTATAAGATATTCCTTATGTAACTAAGTGCTAAGTGCTTGTGGGGGTGGAATCACAGGTTCAAGCTCTGAGGGGATAGCTATATATGTCAGGTAGATTAGGATTTCCAACgcagctaaaaaaaaatccttagtTATGGATTTGGAGGAGCTATATATGTCGTGTAGATTAGGATTTTTAACTCaactccaaaaaagaaaatatatttcttaTGTATGCATTTTTTTAGGGTAATTTGCAAATTACACTCCTAAAGTTTAGGGGCGATTGAATTTTACATCTTGAAAAAGTGTTTTAATTTTACactctaacatttcaaaatttagattttaccccctaaattttttaatagtgtttggattttactccctaaatttttggagtgtttggattttacacactaatgtttcagaatttgggagtgtaaaattcaaacacttccAAGTTTTAgagagtaaaatccaaattttgaaacgtcagggtgtaaaatctaaacaccccaAATTTCATggggtaaaatttaaattctaaaatttcagagagtaaaatctaaatacctTCAAATTTTAgaggtgtaatttacaatttaccccctctttttttataagagagaggttgattttttatttttgatattgaacaattaatgataaaataaaataaatttctcaaaaaaaaattgataaaataaaataagaattaaagTGGAGATTGGATTAATACATTGCCATATATCTTAAgtcttaaataatattttattgaaataatgCTAATAAAAGGTTACGATGAATCATTATCAAGATTTATCACTTGCTTCGCtacactaactgccgcatgcagttttgatGTTTGGCGTGTAAGTGTATTTCCTTATCTCATCATCTttccctatatatgtgtgtgtgtgtgtttatcaaataataaaaaaaagttacgaTGATTGAAGATTTaatatttcataattaatatgtattaaaaaaatactaataaaattgCTGtaatttatatgtgtgtgtgtgtgagagagagagagagagagagagataaaatttCAACTTGTGGGAGCACTTTATTATTCGAATTCTAAATATCTTATCTCACCACAAAATATTAGCATCATTTGGTGCATTCAAAGAAGCCTCCTCTTGAACTAGAGGGGCTGCTCCTGTCACCTCAAGGATCCCACTTTGCTTGTTCCCTTGACTCCTTAGCAAGATCTGTAGGGAAGCATTCAGTGTAAAAAAGGGGGGAGGGATCCTAGCgaaataattaaaagaagagCAAGAGCAGTTTCCCATCGCAGAACCACGAAGAGGGGAAATAATTAAAGTTAGGTCGGTAATCTCGCTCTCAAGAATGACTTAGGGGCTGGTTTGGCCTGTAAAACAAGGAAGGGAAAAGatctcaaaaataataataataacaagcGCAATTTATGAAGAAGTGAGGCAGGACATACCAGTTATCACAAGAGGAGTTGCTTTACCAAATTATGTAGGTGTTAGAATTCTAAATATCTTATCGGAccacaaaatattttaccaattaagttaATAGAACGCACAATAAAATCACTACGATTAAAGATTCTAACTTTGTTGACTGTTGGTGCTgcctttttatattattaatttattattgaaattcatTTCCTTTGGTAAATCAAAATTGAATATTCAGTAAAAAACCAAACTCAAGAGTATTCGagcctaggtttttttttttttttttaataaatgtgaGAGAACAATACTTATCAAcctagacattatcaattttgttGGGAGACCACAATTTAATTTCCTACAACCACTTTAAAAATAAGCCTTCAAAGTATGATGTTGACTGccataaaatatttgagtgTGTTTTCTtcatcaccaattggttttggaATGGAATGGCATAACTCACGGTCCAACAAATTtgataattgaatttaaaactaTAACACTCACAATCTGTTATTCCAACAAGTTGTAcccttatttaaaaaataaaaaagttgtagCCTTACACTTTGTTTAACTTAGGCCCTGTTTAGTTTTAAAATGTGGTgtattcatttttcattttctcatctttgTATTCAGATACTGAAgttgaatatataaaaaaaggactcattttcacatttaaggGTATCTAGTAAGTTGTTTTGAATAcataaaatacatcatatacATGTttgacattgtttttttttttttttaaagttaattttttCACTTACAGACACTCCCATCAATTAGGTGGGGCCCTTcatattatcacaatatttacgAAATTGTCATACTTATCAACCTAAAACAATACTTATCAAcctagacattatcaattttgcTGGGACCACAATTTAACTTCTtacaaccactctaaaaatAGGCTTGCAAAGTATGATGTCGAATgccataaaaaatttgagtatGTCTTCTtcatcaccaattggttttgaggtagAATGACATAGCCCACGGTCCAACAAATTTGATAATGGAATTT is a genomic window containing:
- the LOC142632455 gene encoding uncharacterized protein LOC142632455, whose translation is MQQAVRSAQNQWLPPPMDVVKINFDGATSPKKKKAGIGVVVRDVNGLVLASCAKIKHEPYKAVEIESLVAATTLSLTTDLGFQRVILERDSMEVIQALRENTQPLTPTGLPLEDVRRFSQNFDELLFSHTKRDGNIVAHSLAKYALSIPDFLV